Proteins found in one Nostoc sp. NIES-3756 genomic segment:
- a CDS encoding glycosyltransferase family 4 protein produces the protein MSIDTVGDKISLNTASYQRINHIFVFLEVFKQEGGIQSYVKDIFRAYSGLEKGYQADVLLLRDNPEYSNPFAGDSLKFHYFQNKSPQLGRIKMAGVLFKFLLQKRPQQVFCGHIKLAVLVQTLCQPLGISYTVLTYGKEFWEPLNEKERRALAGAKEIWTISRYSRDRACAVNGIDPQKVRMLPCAIDGDKFTPGSKQPELVEKYGLQDAKVLMTVARLWSGDIYKGVDVTIRALPKIIQAFPEVKYLVIGRGDDQPRLAQLAKDLGVSDRVIFAGFVPTEDLMAHYRLADAYIMPSQEGFGIVYLEAMACGVPVLSGDDDGSADPLQDGKLGWRVPHRNPEAVAAACLEILQGKDKRCDGEWLREQAIALFGIDALQKQLLSLVQSQ, from the coding sequence ATGTCAATTGATACAGTGGGAGACAAAATAAGTTTAAATACAGCTTCTTATCAGCGAATCAATCATATATTCGTATTCTTAGAAGTTTTTAAACAGGAAGGTGGGATTCAATCTTACGTCAAGGATATTTTTCGTGCATATTCAGGATTAGAGAAAGGTTATCAAGCAGACGTTTTGTTATTACGAGATAACCCTGAATACTCAAATCCTTTTGCTGGCGATAGTCTGAAATTCCATTACTTTCAAAATAAATCACCCCAACTAGGCAGAATAAAAATGGCTGGGGTTCTATTCAAGTTTTTATTACAGAAAAGACCACAACAAGTTTTTTGTGGACACATTAAGCTAGCCGTACTAGTACAAACCCTCTGCCAACCTTTAGGTATTTCTTACACTGTCCTTACCTATGGCAAAGAATTTTGGGAACCGTTGAATGAGAAGGAACGCCGCGCTTTAGCAGGTGCAAAAGAAATTTGGACGATTAGTCGCTATAGCCGCGATCGCGCCTGTGCAGTTAATGGTATAGATCCTCAAAAGGTGAGAATGTTGCCTTGTGCAATTGATGGGGATAAATTTACACCAGGCTCCAAGCAACCAGAATTAGTAGAAAAATATGGCTTACAGGATGCCAAAGTATTAATGACCGTAGCACGACTATGGTCAGGCGATATTTATAAAGGTGTGGATGTCACAATTCGGGCATTACCAAAGATAATCCAAGCGTTCCCAGAAGTAAAATATTTAGTTATCGGTCGTGGTGATGACCAACCGCGATTAGCACAATTAGCCAAAGATTTAGGTGTAAGCGATCGCGTTATTTTTGCTGGTTTTGTGCCTACTGAAGATTTAATGGCACACTATCGCCTAGCGGATGCCTATATTATGCCCTCACAGGAAGGTTTTGGTATCGTCTATCTAGAAGCTATGGCTTGTGGTGTACCCGTACTTTCCGGTGATGATGATGGTTCAGCAGACCCCTTACAAGATGGTAAGCTAGGATGGCGAGTTCCTCACCGCAACCCAGAAGCCGTAGCCGCAGCTTGTTTAGAGATTCTGCAAGGAAAAGATAAACGCTGTGACGGAGAGTGGTTACGCGAACAGGCGATCGCACTTTTCGGTATAGATGCTTTGCAAAAGCAGCTTTTATCTTTAGTCCAGAGTCAATAG
- a CDS encoding lytic transglycosylase domain-containing protein, with translation MLKKLQKKQIPIIAGAALFAFSAGAMVSAPQIGNYFGQWINFKDQPEQLLEGNKVKSDVFPLISQSPAERAAKLEEIAQNGRSPDRERARYLLASDYIDTKQGQKALELLTGLEKSYPALAPYILLKQAQAQDLLGEDGKASDLRQKVVKEYSKEAAAVKAIYLIAQPKLQDTAIAQFPSHPLTWEIIQKRLSENPNQPQLKLILAQYAYTQPGIVGVLDQLVQQPSLKPQDWDVIGTAYWENNQFLKAANAYAKAPKTARNLYRTARGLQVGGKNREQSISTYNQLVQQFPTAEETGTGLLRLAEMTRTSKDAIPYLNQVIAKFPQQASQALKRKAEILTALNDQKAAQQTWQELITKYAKSDEAAEYRWKIALEKAKARDYVTAWKWAQPIVINNPNSILAPRAGFWMGKWANALGKEQEAKQAYEYVLSQFPYSYYAWRSANQLGLNVGNFDNVRQLNPEVIPYQRPLPRAGSATFQELYLLGQNRDAWLQWETEYLNKQQPTIAEQFTEGLMRLARGEYLSGINLISKLEDRETPEEQAEYQALSQQVTYWQARYPFPYLKEIEKWSSERQLNPLLVTALMRQESRFEAKIKSVAGATGLMQVMPDTGKWIADKIKVDNKTLDLANPNDNIMLGTWYLDHTHEQYGNNSMLAIASYNAGPGNVAKWLQTLPNQDPDEFVEAIPFTETRDYVRQVFGNYWNYLRLYNPEISNIVAKYSTEHPKLPSEGN, from the coding sequence ATGCTGAAGAAACTACAAAAAAAGCAAATTCCCATAATTGCAGGTGCGGCGTTGTTTGCCTTTTCAGCAGGGGCGATGGTGTCAGCACCGCAAATTGGTAACTATTTTGGGCAGTGGATTAATTTTAAAGATCAGCCAGAACAGTTATTAGAGGGGAACAAGGTTAAATCAGATGTGTTCCCCCTGATATCCCAATCCCCAGCAGAACGCGCAGCTAAACTCGAAGAAATCGCGCAAAATGGGCGATCGCCAGACCGAGAACGGGCGCGTTATCTGTTGGCGAGTGATTATATTGACACGAAGCAAGGTCAAAAGGCACTAGAATTACTTACTGGTCTAGAGAAAAGTTATCCGGCTCTTGCACCCTACATCTTACTCAAACAAGCACAAGCACAAGATTTACTAGGTGAAGATGGCAAAGCTTCTGACCTAAGACAAAAAGTAGTAAAAGAGTATTCAAAAGAAGCGGCGGCGGTAAAGGCTATATATCTTATTGCCCAACCCAAGCTACAAGATACAGCGATCGCTCAATTTCCCTCCCATCCCCTCACTTGGGAAATTATCCAGAAGCGGTTGTCAGAAAATCCTAATCAGCCGCAGTTAAAATTAATCTTGGCGCAATATGCCTATACTCAGCCAGGGATAGTAGGTGTGTTAGACCAGTTGGTACAACAACCAAGCCTCAAACCCCAAGACTGGGACGTAATTGGTACAGCCTATTGGGAAAATAATCAATTCCTCAAAGCGGCGAATGCTTATGCTAAAGCACCCAAGACGGCGCGGAATCTGTATCGGACAGCACGGGGGTTACAGGTAGGCGGAAAAAATAGAGAACAGTCCATATCTACCTATAATCAGTTAGTACAACAATTCCCTACTGCCGAGGAAACAGGTACAGGCTTATTACGCTTGGCAGAAATGACGAGAACCAGCAAAGATGCCATACCCTATCTCAATCAAGTAATTGCTAAATTCCCACAACAAGCAAGTCAGGCGTTGAAAAGAAAAGCCGAAATTCTTACAGCCCTTAATGATCAAAAAGCCGCTCAACAAACTTGGCAAGAACTCATTACCAAGTACGCTAAATCTGATGAAGCCGCAGAATATCGTTGGAAAATCGCACTAGAAAAAGCCAAAGCTAGAGATTACGTCACAGCTTGGAAGTGGGCGCAACCGATTGTTATCAACAACCCTAACAGTATTTTGGCTCCCAGAGCAGGTTTTTGGATGGGCAAATGGGCAAATGCTTTAGGAAAAGAACAGGAAGCGAAACAGGCTTATGAGTATGTCCTTAGCCAGTTTCCTTACTCTTACTATGCCTGGCGATCGGCAAACCAATTAGGATTGAATGTTGGTAACTTTGATAATGTCCGTCAACTCAACCCAGAGGTAATTCCTTACCAGCGTCCCTTACCCCGTGCAGGTTCGGCAACCTTCCAGGAATTGTATCTGCTTGGTCAAAACCGTGATGCTTGGTTGCAATGGGAAACAGAATATCTTAATAAACAGCAACCAACCATAGCCGAACAATTCACCGAAGGACTGATGCGGTTAGCTAGGGGAGAATATCTTTCCGGAATTAACCTGATTTCTAAATTAGAAGACAGGGAAACACCAGAAGAACAAGCTGAGTATCAAGCATTGAGTCAGCAGGTTACATACTGGCAAGCACGATACCCGTTTCCTTACCTGAAAGAGATTGAAAAATGGTCATCTGAGAGACAACTTAATCCTCTTTTAGTAACTGCCTTGATGCGTCAAGAATCGCGGTTTGAAGCGAAAATTAAATCTGTTGCTGGGGCTACAGGCTTAATGCAGGTGATGCCAGATACGGGAAAATGGATAGCTGACAAAATTAAAGTCGATAACAAGACCCTGGATTTAGCAAACCCCAACGATAACATCATGCTGGGAACATGGTATTTAGACCATACTCATGAACAGTATGGCAATAATTCCATGCTAGCGATCGCCAGTTACAATGCTGGACCAGGTAACGTCGCCAAATGGTTACAAACTCTACCCAACCAAGATCCAGATGAGTTTGTTGAAGCCATTCCCTTTACCGAAACCAGAGATTACGTACGTCAAGTATTTGGTAACTATTGGAATTATTTAAGGCTATATAACCCTGAGATTTCCAACATCGTAGCTAAGTATTCTACCGAACACCCAAAATTACCAAGCGAGGGAAATTGA
- a CDS encoding helicase C-terminal domain-containing protein has protein sequence MIEAEVHLSLHNFLRSQAGFPSWPHHLTMARLVARALRLGRSALIQVGAVCGYQGRYRTSFVASALMWHGPVIIVATETIQQLLLRVEIPRLQQWLQLNKSIRTGDVWPSPEFQGILLTSPEAWLRGQLISAESFPPGVPTIIDGVDDLEDWVRHQLTQNIQPQDWEQLLLACPEQAEAIRTARIQLTSELYKHPANPYECYLIAQSEADILTQLKQTLASASGVPEVWQQFWQQLPNNQNLSPSSPSSPSSSPPPLSLLWATIARRQGLFSLHYAPIELGEILAPIWQRQPVVLIGSALEPETEAPLFRQRLGLDDLTCLKFASDSQSEAIQLYIPYQLPLPNTPEFQAAFIHKVRTLVCLSATAPGLTVLLVGDVPLKAQVGAILASEFGSRVQVEKTCLDENGILVSGWEFWREHQAVLPAPQLLVIATLPLPSLEHPLVAGRVAHYKRSHQDWFRLFLLPTALNELQRAVAPVRENQGVVALLDSRVVNRSYGSQILNSLSPLARLNYLDPNVFAPSGEENSA, from the coding sequence GTGATTGAGGCAGAAGTTCATTTGTCATTACATAACTTTTTGCGATCGCAGGCGGGTTTCCCTTCCTGGCCCCATCATTTAACGATGGCACGGTTGGTAGCACGCGCCTTGCGTCTAGGACGTAGCGCCTTAATTCAAGTAGGGGCTGTTTGTGGCTATCAAGGGCGGTATCGCACTAGCTTTGTTGCCTCCGCTTTGATGTGGCATGGCCCAGTAATTATTGTGGCTACAGAAACAATACAACAATTGCTGCTACGAGTAGAAATTCCTCGTTTACAGCAGTGGTTACAACTTAACAAATCAATCAGAACAGGTGACGTTTGGCCTAGTCCTGAGTTCCAAGGAATACTTCTCACCTCCCCAGAAGCATGGTTACGCGGACAGCTAATATCTGCTGAGAGTTTTCCCCCAGGCGTACCGACAATTATTGATGGAGTAGATGATTTAGAAGATTGGGTGCGTCATCAGCTTACTCAAAATATACAACCCCAAGATTGGGAGCAGTTGCTCCTCGCTTGTCCTGAACAAGCCGAAGCAATTCGCACAGCCAGGATTCAACTCACCAGCGAACTATATAAGCACCCAGCTAATCCTTACGAGTGTTATTTAATTGCCCAATCAGAAGCAGATATTTTAACCCAACTCAAACAAACTTTAGCATCAGCATCAGGTGTACCAGAAGTTTGGCAGCAATTCTGGCAGCAATTACCAAACAATCAAAATCTGTCCCCCTCATCTCCCTCATCTCCCTCATCTTCCCCCCCTCCCTTATCCCTCCTCTGGGCAACTATCGCCCGTCGCCAAGGGTTATTTTCTCTACATTACGCACCAATAGAATTAGGGGAAATTCTTGCCCCTATTTGGCAACGGCAGCCAGTAGTCTTAATTGGCAGTGCTTTAGAGCCAGAAACCGAAGCTCCTTTATTTCGTCAGCGTTTGGGTTTAGATGATTTAACCTGCCTAAAATTCGCTTCTGATAGCCAATCAGAGGCAATTCAACTGTACATACCCTACCAGTTACCTCTACCCAATACGCCAGAGTTTCAAGCAGCCTTCATTCATAAAGTGCGGACTTTAGTTTGTTTGAGTGCTACAGCACCAGGGCTAACAGTTCTCCTTGTGGGAGATGTGCCATTAAAGGCTCAGGTGGGAGCAATTCTGGCTTCTGAATTTGGTTCACGGGTGCAGGTGGAGAAAACTTGTTTAGATGAAAATGGCATTTTAGTGAGCGGCTGGGAGTTTTGGCGAGAACATCAAGCCGTCTTACCTGCACCGCAATTATTAGTGATTGCCACTTTACCCTTACCATCTTTAGAACATCCCCTAGTGGCTGGTAGAGTAGCTCACTATAAGCGATCGCATCAAGATTGGTTTCGTCTATTCTTACTCCCAACCGCCTTAAATGAACTGCAACGAGCAGTAGCCCCAGTGCGCGAAAATCAAGGTGTCGTTGCCCTACTCGATAGCCGTGTAGTCAACCGCAGCTACGGCTCCCAAATCCTCAACTCCCTCAGCCCCCTCGCCCGCCTCAACTATCTCGACCCCAACGTATTTGCCCCCAGTGGTGAGGAAAATTCAGCCTAG